A genomic window from Salvia miltiorrhiza cultivar Shanhuang (shh) chromosome 5, IMPLAD_Smil_shh, whole genome shotgun sequence includes:
- the LOC131024672 gene encoding cation/H(+) antiporter 18-like, with protein MASNATVKCLPPMKATSNGVFQGDDPLHFALPLLIIQICIVLALTRILAFLLRPLRQPRVIAEIVGGVLLGPSALGRNQKYLNAIFPPRSLTVLDTLANLGLLFFLFLVGLELDPKSLRQTGKKALSIALAGISLPFGLGVGTSFVLRATISQGVSQGPFLIFMGVALSITAFPVLARILAELKLLTTNVGRIAMSAAAVNDVAAWILLALAVALSGTGHSPLVSLWVFLCGFGFILLCIIVFPFVFKWIARRCPEGETVDEIYICATLGAVLAAGFVTDLIGIHALFGAFVMGVLVPKEGAFAGALVEKVEDIVSGLFLPLYFVSSGLKTNVATIHGAQSWGLLVLVICTACFGKIFGTVVVSLCCKVRFREALTLGFLMNTKGLVELIVLNIGKDRGVLNDQTFAIMVLMALFTTFITTPVVVAIYKPAELAKLEYKYRTIQRKESDTQLRMFICFHSTRNIPTLINLMEASRGTGKKGGLRIYAMHLMELSERSSAILMVHKARNNGLPFWQKVQNSDANQVVVAFDAFHHLSQVSIRPTTAISPFSSMHEDICTSAERKMAAIIILPFHKHQRVDGHFETTRADFRHVNRRVLEHAPCSVGILVDRGLGGPSHVSASNVNYTVTALFFGGHDDREALSYGALMAEHTGIRLNAVRFIVGSKAIPDSVTLDVNEDTSDEEFLAEFKQRVSEDGSIKYEEVVVGNDGDIVGTIFKYNRSNLFIIGRMPECRLVAAVNKKSECPELGPVGNLLISPQFKTIASVLVVQQYRGQLMGDSLASLKEEHTSDTEAEEAAKDSH; from the exons ATGGCTTCAAACGCGACTGTCAAATGTCTACCACCGATGAAGGCCACCTCAAATGGGGTCTTCCAAGGGGATGATCCTCTCCATTTCGCACTTCCTCTTTTGATTATACAGATATGCATTGTGCTGGCGTTGACCCGAATACTAGCATTTCTTCTCCGGCCACTAAGGCAGCCTCGCGTCATTGCAGAGATTGTT GGAGGTGTTCTCCTTGGTCCTTCGGCTTTGGGCCGGAACCAGAAATATCTTAATGCTATTTTTCCACCTCGAAGCCTCACTGTTTTAGATACTCTTGCCAACCTTGGCCTCTTGTTCTTCCTGTTCTTGGTTGGCCTTGAGCTGGATCCAAAGTCTCTTCGACAGACAGGAAAGAAAGCATTAAGCATTGCCCTAGCAGGAATCAGCCTCCCGTTTGGTTTAGGAGTTGGGACCTCATTTGTGCTCAGGGCTACTATTTCCCAAGGTGTGAGTCAAGGGCCATTCTTGATTTTCATGGGAGTGGCTCTTTCAATTACTGCATTTCCTGTCTTGGCTCGTATTTTGGCTGAGCTTAAGTTATTGACTACAAATGTTGGTAGAATAGCCATGTCTGCTGCTGCAGTCAACGATGTGGCTGCATGGATTCTTCTTGCTCTGGCTGTTGCCTTATCAGGCACAGGCCATTCTCCACTTGTTTCCTTATGGGTCTTCTTATGTGGGTTTGGTTTCATACTGTTATGCATAATCGTTTTCCCGTTTGTTTTCAAATGGATTGCTAGACGCTGTCCTGAGGGTGAGACAGTTGATGAGATATATATTTGTGCTACACTTGGTGCTGTTTTGGCTGCTGGTTTCGTCACTGATCTCATTGGAATTCATGCACTTTTCGGGGCCTTTGTCATGGGTGTTCTTGTCCCGAAGGAGGGAGCATTTGCCGGAGCCCTCGTGGAAAAAGTAGAGGATATCGTATCTGGTCTATTTCTTCCTTTGTACTTCGTATCAAGTGGACTGAAGACAAATGTAGCCACCATTCACGGGGCTCAATCTTGGGGTCTTCTTGTTCTAGTCATATGTACCGCTTGTTTTGGGAAGATTTTCGGCACTGTTGTGGTCTCGCTCTGCTGCAAGGTTCGTTTTAGAGAGGCATTGACCCTAGGTTTCTTGATGAACACTAAAGGTTTGGTGGAGCTTATTGTCCTTAACATCGGAAAAGACCGAGGG GTTCTGAATGATCAGACTTTTGCGATCATGGTTCTAATGGCGTTATTCACGACATTCATAACGACGCCAGTTGTTGTGGCCATATATAAGCCAGCTGAACTGGCTAAATTAGAATACAAATATAGAACAATTCAGAGGAAGGAATCCGACACTCAACTCAGAATGTTTATCTGCTTTCATAGCACCAGAAATATTCCGACATTGATAAATTTGATGGAGGCTTCACGTGGTACCGGGAAGAAAGGAGGGCTTCGCATCTACGCGATGCACCTAATGGAGCTGTCTGAAAGATCATCCGCGATTTTGATGGTGCACAAGGCGAGAAACAACGGGTTGCCGTTTTGGCAAAAGGTGCAGAACTCTGATGCGAACCAAGTTGTGGTTGCTTTTGATGCATTCCATCACCTCAGCCAGGTCTCCATACGACCAACAACCGCGATCTCGCCGTTTTCTAGCATGCACGAGGACATTTGCACCAGCGCTGAGAGGAAGATGGCTGCAATAATAATCCTCCCATTCCATAAGCACCAGAGAGTTGATGGACACTTTGAGACGACACGAGCTGACTTCAGGCACGTGAACCGTAGGGTTCTTGAGCACGCTCCATGCTCCGTTGGCATATTGGTGGATCGAGGGCTAGGAGGGCCGTCTCATGTATCTGCAAGCAACGTCAACTACACAGTGACAGCGCTCTTCTTCGGGGGCCATGATGACCGTGAAGCTCTCTCTTACGGCGCGCTCATGGCAGAGCACACTGGCATTCGATTGAATGCAGTTCGTTTCATCGTGGGCTCCAAGGCCATTCCGGATAGTGTAACTTTGGATGTGAATGAGGATACATCAGATGAAGAGTTTCTTGCAGAGTTCAAGCAAAGAGTATCGGAGGATGGTTCAATAAAATACGAGGAGGTTGTGGTAGGAAATGATGGAGACATAGTTGGTACAATCTTCAAATACAATCGCAGTAATCTGTTCATCATCGGACGAATGCCCGAGTGTCGACTTGTTGCAGCTGTTAACAAGAAGAGTGAATGTCCTGAACTGGGACCGGTGGGGAACTTGCTGATTTCGCCGCAGTTTAAAACCATAGCATCGGTTCTGGTGGTGCAGCAATACCGCGGGCAGCTGATGGGAGACTCGCTGGCATCGTTGAAGGAAGAACATACGTCGGATACGGAGGCGGAGGAAGCGGCAAAAGACTCGCACTGA